Proteins encoded together in one Labrus bergylta chromosome 20, fLabBer1.1, whole genome shotgun sequence window:
- the arhgap29a gene encoding rho GTPase-activating protein 29 isoform X3 — protein sequence MGDVENGSVLGLPLTKRSRSFENVSVESGGSGPEKDDLPGPSPPVRAEEVDRTLQRQDSGVESALLYAKAWSKYTKELLAWVEKRLSLDIECAKSYAKMAESAKSLASQQEFMPFRETYMTAFKNDIEYSQLVLQTAAILQSNKFMQPLLTRKSELDKLRKEVKEQWQRELKKMNEADSALKKARLLQAQRQEEYEKAKVSTSRLEEEQIGGGGGGGAAALKQLEKRRRLEEEALQKAEEAREHCTSCQLDVGVKRVDLAKTKSVIITQIREMVSQCDLTFKAVTVNWFQLQQAQVVSLPVNHQTLCENAKQYEPGQRYIDFVRNLPTDGPRLEPHSFDFAATQNAGLPLNKRSLSGSHSSHSNLSQGSVTFDPLCAEDVDGPSNAQHAKIAERRSNSSTDIQALRIQAPFRPWASTSQGGGMCSDSESAGGSSESRSIDSPTASPGDFKRRLPRTPSTGTMSSADDLDDREPPSPSDTGLSEMIIETASSPGPFRNTQMSKAAQTHKLRKLRAPSKCRECDGLVVFHGAECEECSLACHKKCLETLAIQCGHKKLQGRLHLFGIDFTQAAKNSQDSVPFIIRKCTSEIENRALNIKGIYRVNGAKSRVEKLCQAFENGKHLVELSELYPHDISNVLKLYLRQLPEPLILFRYYNDFIGLAKESQSIIVEELEALRLNPSPVGPAQVSVDLNRVLFKIKDLLRQMPPAHYKTLQFLIEHLHRVTERSEENKMTASNLGIIFGPTLIKPRQTDAEVSLSSLVDYPYQALIIELLIRHYQMVFDTPLSPLSPSSPSEVDAQQRSDTRLTQQEKEQQLNRHSKSLGDIKEQSSKVYKRHSSIIPSSHLLAEVQETIPSLDEGDFQPADQEDSETFNGVLSSGVPEVGKPSEGVLRRYQHNTVTRVQLRHPRHKLSSRPVSMPAEQILNRGQVDENNTRNSSEQDDRRGGSCDQSIEEVDETENTRTRAGGHFRSTFIDTQTLRRTWDKQYKHEVSKSVKIMTASPPESTAADPSSLSVSVPLSSSPFSLGMTGSAVSNIYPNRPYTVAVRANRTLRREDNVTKYSPVVTAFRAPRTLQPPPGTFYKPPPGSKTKTLQNFALANSAEEEEDEDEEEEEEEEEDEDEDEEELGIEIEVSVDEPLEEEEEAEQAAMSQSPSSSPEELGPNQAKPVYQRLRPRRLQEVEHREAHFV from the exons ATGGGAGATGTAGAGAATGGATCAGTGTTGGGGCTCCCCCTGACAAAAAGGAGCAGG TCTTTCGAGAACGTCTCTGTGGAATCTGGAGGATCCGGTCCAGAGAAAGATGATCTGCCAG GTCCGTCTCCACCAGTCAGGGCGGAGGAGGTGGACCGGACGCTGCAGCGGCAGGACAGCGGGGTGGAGTCAGCGCTGCTCTACGCCAAGGCCTGGTCCAAATACACCAAAGAGCTGCTGGCGTGGGTGGAGAAACGCCTCAGTCtgg ATATTGAGTGTGCAAAAAGTTACGCCAAAATGGCCGAATCCGCCAAGTCACTTGCAAGTCAACAG GAATTCATGCCTTTCCGTGAGACCTACATGACCGCTTTCAAAAATGACATTGAGTACAGCCAGCTGGTTCTTCAAACTGCAGCGATACTCCAAAGCAACAAATTCATGCAG cCTCTCCTCACCAGAAAGAGTGAGCTGGACAAACTACGCAAAGAGGTCAAGGAGCAGTGGCAGAGAGAGCTGAAGAAAATG aACGAAGCCGACAGCGCTCTGAAGAAGGCCCGGCTGCTGCAGGCCCAGCGGCAGGAGGAGTACGAGAAAGCTAAGGTGTCCACCAGCCGGCTGGAGGAAGAGCAgatcggaggaggaggaggaggaggagcggcgGCGTTGAAACAGTTGGAGAAGAGAcgcaggctggaggaggaggctcTGCAGAAG GCTGAGGAGGCCAGAGAGCACTGCACGTCCTGTCAGCTCGACGTCGGTGTGAAGAGAGTCGATTTGGCCAAAACCAAGAGTGtgatcatcactcagatcagaGAGATGGTGTCCCAGTGTGACCTCACCTTCAAGGCT GTGACGGTGAATTGGTTCCAGCTCCAGCAGGCTCAGGTGGTCTCTCTCCCCGTCAATCATCAGACTCTGTGTGAAAATGCCAAACAGTACGAGCCGGGTCAGCGCTACATCGACTTTGTGAGGAATCTACCAACAGACGGGCCTCGACTGGAGCCACACTCGTTTGACTTTGCTGCCACGCAGAACGCAGG CTTACCTTTAAACAAGCGCTCGCTGAGTGGCAGCCACTCCTCCCACAGCAACCTGTCCCAGGGGTccgtgacctttgaccccctCTGTGCAGAAGACGTGGACGGTCCATCCAATGCCCAACATGCCAAGATCGCAGAGAGGCGCTCCAACAGCAGCACTGATATCCAAG CACTTCGGATTCAGGCCCCGTTTCGTCCCTGGGCCTCAACCAGTCAGGGTGGAGGGATGTGCAGCGACTCGGAGAGTGCCGGAGGCAGCAGCGAGTCTCGATCCATAGACTCACCTACAGCGAGTCCCG GAGACTTCAAGAGGAGATTACCTAGAACCCCCTCCACCGGCACCATGTCGTCTGCAGATGACCTGGACGACAGAGAGCCTCCATCGCCCTCTGATACAG GTTTGAGTGAGATGATTATTGAAACAGCCAGCTCCCCGGGTCCCTTCAGAAACACCCAGATGTCCAAAGCTGCTCAGACCCACAAACTGAGGAAGCTCAGAGCTCCATCCAAGTGTCGCGAGTGTGACGGCCTGGTGGTGTTTCACGGAGCCGAGTGCGAGGAG TGTTCGTTGGCCTGTCATAAGAAGTGTTTGGAGACTCTGGCCATCCAGTGTGGTCATAAGAAGCTGCAGGGGAGACTCCACCTCTTTGGCATCGACTTCACTCAGGCGGCTAAAAACAGCCAGGACAGCGTTCCCTTCATCATCAGGAAGTGCACGTCAGAGATTGAGAACAGAGCGCTGAACATTAAG GGTATCTACCGCGTGAACGGTGCCAAGTCCCGGGTGGAGAAGTTGTGTCAGGCGTTTGAGAACGGGAAACACCTGGTTGAGCTCTCGGAGCTTTATCCACATGACATCAGCAACGTGCTCAAACTCTACCTGAGACAG CTTCCAGAGCCGCTCATCCTCTTCCGTTACTACAACGACTTCATCGGTTTGGCGAAGGAGAGTCAGAGTATCATCGTGGAGGAGCTCGAGGCGCTGAGACTCAACCCATCCCCGGTGGGCCCGGCCCAGGTCAGCGTGGATCTGAACCGAGTCCTCTTCAAGATTAAGGACCTGCTGAGGCAGATGCCACCGGCTCATTATAAGACGCTGCAGTTCCTCATAGAGCATCTGCACCG GGTGACGGAGCGATCAGAGGAGAATAAAATGACGGCGAGTAACCTGGGCATCATCTTCGGCCCGACGCTGATCAAACCAAGGCAGACGGACGCTGAagtttccctctcctctctggtgGATTACCCGTATCAGGCCCTTATCATTGAGCTCCTCATCAGACACTACCAGATGGTCTTTGACACCCCCCTCAGCCCCCTCAGCCCCTCCTCACCCTCTGAGGTCGACGCCCAGCAGCGCTCCGACACCCGCCTCACCCAGCAGGAGAAGGAGCAGCAGCTGAATCGCCACTCCAAGTCGCTGGGAGACATCAAGGAG CAGAGCTCAAAGGTGTATAAAAGACATTCCTCCATCATCCCTTCTTCACATCTGTTGGCTGAAGTTCAGGAGACAATACCGAGCCTGGATGAAGGAGACTTCCAACCTG ctgaccAAGAGGACTCAGAGACCTTTAATGGAGTTTTGTCATCAGGCGTCCCTGAAGTGGGCAAACCCAGTGAGGGAGTCCTCCGTCGTTATCAGCACAACACGGTCACCAGAGTCCAGCTCCGACACCCCCGACACAAACTATCCTCCCGACCGGTGAGCATGCCCGCCGAACAGATCCTCAACCGAGGACAAGTGGACGAGAACAACACGAGGAACAGCAGCGAGCAGGACGACAGGAGGGGGGGAAGCTGCGACCAGTCCATCGAAGAGGTGGACGAGACCGAGAATACGAGAACAAGAGCAGGAGGTCATTTCAGGAGTACATTTATAGACACGCAGACGTTACGCAGAACTTGGGACAAACAGTACAAGCACGAAGTCTCCAAAAGTGTTAAAATAATGACCGCTTCTCCTCCGGAGAGTACGGCAGCAGATCCCAGCAGCTTATCAGTGTCTGTGCCGTTATCCTCCTCACCTTTCTCTCTCGGGATGACAGGGAGCGCCGTTAGCAACATCTACCCCAACAGGCCGTACACTGTCGCAGTGCGAGCAAACAGGACTTTGAGACGGGAGGACAACGTGACCAAGTACAGCCCTGTGGTCACAGCTTTCAGGGCTCCCAGGACTCTCCAGCCTCCCCCAGGAACCTTCTACAAGCCCCCGCCTGGGAGCAAAACTAAAACTCTGCAGAACTTTGCTTTAGCTAACAGcgctgaggaggaagaagatgaggatgaagaagaagaggaggaggaggaggaggatgaggatgaggatgaggaggagttGGGGATTGAGATAGAGGTGTCAGTAGATGAAcctctggaggaggaggaggaggctgagcaGGCGGCCATGTCTCAGTCTCCCAGCTCCAGCCCTGAGGAGCTGGGCCCGAACCAGGCCAAACCAGTGTATCAGAGACTGAGGCCTCGACGGCTGCAGGAGGTGGAACACAGAGAGGCTCACTTTGTGTGA